A portion of the Celeribacter baekdonensis genome contains these proteins:
- a CDS encoding helicase-related protein has protein sequence MSGAMGTGGRITAVLGPTNTGKTHYAIERMLAYRTGVIGLPLRLLAREVYDKIVARRGPSVVALVTGEERIVPARAQYWVCTVEAMPTGMGADFLAIDEIQLCADPERGHVFTDRLLNARGLHETLFMGSDSMRSVIANLVPKAQFMHRDRFSRLTYSGSKKISRMPPRAAIVGFSVDDVYAIAELLRRQKGGAAVVMGALSPRTRNAQVEMYQNGDVDYLVATDAIGMGLNLDVTHVAFSSTIKFDGRRMRHLAPNELAQIAGRAGRYQTDGTFGVTGEAEPFDEEVIEAIEEHRFTPMKKLNWRNSRLEFGSVEALIQSLEKMPTDPALVRARDADDLLSLKTLSDLKSVRPRVRTGRDVRLLWDVCRIPDFRGISHGEHTTLLERIYEFLHEYGRVPDDWLASQIKRIDHTQGNIDTLSKRLAYIRTWTYVAQRENWVDDESHWRGETRAVEDRLSDALHGALTQRFVDRRTSVLLRRLKQKEGLVADVNDKGEVTVEGEFIGRLEGFQFIQDKSATPDEAKTLAQAALAALAPEFSLRADRFYNAPDTEMDFTDQGGLMWGEHAVGKLVPGDDILKPRAVAFVAEGASADVAEKVQRRLQHFIDRKIATLFEPLLNLTRDETLTGLARGFAFRLGESYGVIPRDQVATEVKDLDQDARGALRKHGVRFGQFTIFLPLLLKPAPTRLRLLLWALNAKFDEFPDSPPAGLVTIPAVADAPEGYYVTSGYRLAGARAIRIDMLERLADLLRGQDSRGGFEANPDMLSITGMTLEQFADLMVGLGYKAEKGERPKVKAVDKVIPTEATGTEAADTPVFDKGTPDAVAPGAHTEEAAVATTPADTSAEAAAIVDEGLAPIDETPAEGAPVDPIADVAEAEVPTGEAADAALAGAEMESFVTFTWGGNRGANRGGNRGQRQGGDRQAGERQGGERPQGKKSGGKPHGKPDGKGGKPRRDGGRDGGKGKDGNKPQSFSARPPRKEKPIDMDNPFAAALMGLKDKK, from the coding sequence ATGAGCGGCGCGATGGGGACGGGGGGGCGCATCACTGCGGTGCTCGGGCCGACCAACACAGGCAAAACCCACTATGCGATCGAACGCATGTTGGCCTATCGCACCGGCGTGATAGGTTTGCCGCTGCGGCTTTTGGCGCGGGAAGTCTATGACAAGATCGTTGCACGGCGCGGCCCGTCCGTGGTGGCGCTGGTGACCGGCGAAGAGCGGATTGTGCCAGCGCGGGCGCAATATTGGGTCTGTACGGTTGAGGCGATGCCGACGGGGATGGGCGCGGATTTTCTGGCCATTGATGAAATTCAACTTTGTGCTGATCCCGAGCGCGGCCACGTGTTCACCGACCGGCTTTTGAACGCGCGGGGCCTACATGAAACGCTGTTTATGGGCAGCGATTCGATGCGCTCGGTGATTGCCAATCTGGTGCCCAAGGCGCAGTTCATGCATCGAGACCGATTCTCTCGTCTCACCTATTCAGGCTCGAAAAAGATCAGCCGCATGCCCCCGCGCGCCGCCATCGTCGGGTTTTCGGTTGATGATGTCTATGCCATTGCCGAGCTGTTGCGTCGTCAAAAAGGCGGGGCCGCCGTGGTGATGGGGGCGCTCAGCCCGCGCACTCGCAATGCTCAGGTCGAGATGTATCAAAACGGCGACGTCGATTATCTGGTCGCCACTGATGCGATTGGCATGGGGTTGAATCTGGACGTCACCCATGTGGCATTTTCGTCCACCATTAAATTCGATGGTCGCCGGATGCGCCATCTCGCCCCCAATGAGTTGGCTCAGATCGCGGGCCGGGCCGGGCGCTATCAAACCGATGGCACATTTGGCGTGACGGGCGAGGCGGAGCCGTTTGACGAAGAGGTGATCGAGGCGATCGAAGAGCACCGATTCACTCCGATGAAAAAGCTCAATTGGCGCAATTCCCGGCTTGAATTCGGCTCGGTCGAGGCGCTCATTCAGTCGCTCGAAAAAATGCCGACCGATCCGGCCTTGGTGCGGGCGCGCGATGCCGACGATCTTTTGTCGCTCAAAACGCTGTCCGATCTCAAATCGGTGCGCCCGCGTGTGCGCACAGGGCGTGATGTGCGGCTGTTATGGGACGTGTGCCGAATCCCCGATTTTCGAGGAATCAGCCACGGCGAACACACCACGTTGCTTGAGCGGATTTATGAATTTTTGCACGAATATGGGCGGGTTCCCGACGATTGGCTGGCGTCTCAGATCAAACGCATTGACCACACGCAGGGCAATATCGACACTTTATCCAAAAGACTCGCCTATATTCGGACTTGGACCTATGTTGCTCAACGCGAAAACTGGGTTGATGACGAAAGCCATTGGCGCGGCGAGACTCGCGCTGTAGAAGACCGTTTGTCGGATGCGCTCCATGGCGCACTGACGCAGAGATTTGTGGACCGGCGGACGAGTGTGCTCCTTCGGCGGCTCAAACAGAAGGAGGGCCTTGTGGCCGACGTGAACGACAAGGGTGAAGTGACGGTTGAGGGCGAGTTCATCGGCCGTCTTGAAGGGTTCCAGTTTATTCAGGACAAATCCGCAACGCCGGATGAGGCAAAGACGTTGGCACAAGCCGCGTTGGCCGCATTGGCACCGGAATTTAGCCTGCGTGCCGACCGGTTCTATAATGCGCCGGACACAGAGATGGATTTCACCGACCAAGGTGGCCTGATGTGGGGCGAACATGCCGTGGGCAAACTGGTCCCCGGTGATGACATTTTGAAACCGCGCGCGGTGGCGTTTGTTGCCGAGGGCGCAAGTGCGGATGTGGCTGAAAAGGTCCAACGCCGGTTGCAGCATTTCATCGACCGCAAAATCGCGACCCTGTTTGAACCGCTGTTGAACCTGACCCGTGACGAGACCCTGACCGGGTTGGCACGTGGCTTTGCCTTCCGTTTGGGCGAAAGCTATGGCGTGATCCCGCGTGATCAGGTGGCAACAGAGGTCAAGGATCTGGATCAAGACGCCCGTGGCGCGCTGCGCAAACATGGTGTGCGCTTTGGTCAGTTCACGATCTTCCTGCCTTTGCTGTTGAAACCTGCACCGACCCGGTTGCGGCTTTTGCTTTGGGCGTTGAACGCGAAATTCGATGAATTCCCTGACAGCCCGCCCGCCGGTCTGGTGACCATTCCCGCCGTTGCGGATGCGCCCGAGGGCTATTACGTGACCTCCGGCTACCGGTTGGCCGGGGCGCGTGCGATCCGCATCGACATGTTGGAACGCCTGGCTGATTTGCTGCGTGGACAAGACAGCCGGGGCGGCTTTGAGGCCAACCCCGACATGTTGTCGATCACCGGCATGACATTGGAACAATTCGCCGATCTCATGGTGGGTCTGGGGTATAAGGCCGAAAAAGGCGAACGCCCCAAGGTCAAAGCCGTTGATAAAGTGATCCCGACAGAGGCCACTGGCACAGAGGCGGCAGACACGCCGGTGTTTGACAAAGGCACGCCTGATGCGGTTGCGCCCGGGGCCCACACCGAAGAGGCCGCCGTGGCAACAACGCCCGCAGACACCTCTGCCGAGGCCGCGGCGATCGTGGATGAGGGCCTTGCCCCGATCGACGAAACACCTGCCGAGGGTGCGCCGGTTGACCCGATCGCTGACGTCGCAGAGGCCGAAGTGCCCACAGGTGAGGCCGCCGATGCGGCTTTGGCTGGCGCTGAGATGGAGAGCTTTGTGACCTTCACCTGGGGAGGCAATCGCGGCGCAAACCGTGGCGGCAATCGCGGGCAACGTCAGGGCGGGGATCGTCAGGCTGGCGAACGCCAAGGCGGCGAGCGTCCGCAGGGCAAAAAGTCCGGTGGCAAGCCACATGGAAAACCCGACGGCAAAGGCGGCAAACCCCGCCGCGATGGGGGCCGTGATGGTGGCAAAGGCAAAGACGGCAACAAGCCGCAAAGCTTCTCCGCACGTCCGCCGCGCAAAGAAAAGCCGATTGACATGGATAACCCCTTCGCCGCTGCGCTAATGGGTTTGAAAGACAAAAAGTAA
- a CDS encoding RNA-binding S4 domain-containing protein: MTEKRDSLRLDKWLWYARFFKTRSLAAKIVTGGHVRVNANKVSKASTTVGAGDVLTFAQGNHIRVVKLIACGTRRGPAPEAQALYQDLSPPVAHAPGDKDYVPPAPKFEGKGRPTKKDRRTGLLSRPDWLE; encoded by the coding sequence ATGACGGAAAAGCGGGACAGCCTTCGCCTCGATAAGTGGCTTTGGTATGCCCGCTTTTTCAAAACCCGCAGCTTGGCCGCCAAGATCGTCACCGGTGGCCATGTGCGGGTCAACGCGAACAAAGTGTCGAAAGCCTCCACGACCGTTGGGGCAGGGGACGTTTTGACCTTTGCGCAGGGAAATCACATCCGCGTCGTCAAATTGATCGCCTGTGGCACCCGCCGCGGACCTGCCCCCGAAGCCCAAGCGCTGTACCAAGACCTCAGCCCGCCAGTGGCCCATGCGCCCGGCGATAAGGATTATGTTCCACCCGCACCGAAATTTGAGGGAAAAGGGCGTCCGACAAAGAAAGATCGTCGCACTGGCCTCCTTTCTCGTCCTGACTGGCTTGAATGA
- the fdxA gene encoding ferredoxin FdxA yields the protein MTYVVIENCIACKYTDCVEVCPVDCFYEGENMLVIHPDECIDCGVCEPECPADAIRPDTEPDMEKWVEFNRKYSEAWPVILAKKDPLPDYEAKDGESGKMEKYFSEAPGEGS from the coding sequence ATGACCTACGTCGTTATCGAGAACTGTATCGCCTGCAAATACACCGACTGTGTCGAGGTATGCCCCGTGGATTGTTTCTACGAGGGCGAAAACATGTTGGTGATCCACCCGGACGAATGCATTGACTGCGGTGTCTGTGAACCGGAATGCCCCGCCGACGCGATCCGCCCGGACACGGAGCCGGACATGGAAAAATGGGTCGAGTTCAACCGTAAATACTCCGAAGCCTGGCCGGTCATTTTGGCGAAAAAAGATCCGCTTCCGGACTACGAAGCGAAAGACGGTGAGAGCGGCAAAATGGAGAAATATTTCTCCGAGGCACCGGGCGAAGGCTCCTAA
- a CDS encoding CarD family transcriptional regulator codes for MSKTRKLDFRPSDFVVYPAHGVGQIVSIEEQEIAGMSLELFVISFEKDKMTLRVPTNKATEVGMRSLSSPDVVNDAMRTLKGKAKVKRAMWSRRAQEYEQKINSGDLIAIAEVVRDLHRTDDQREQSYSERQLYEAALDRLTREFAAVSGDPEAEAQKKISDVLVGRVAAA; via the coding sequence ATGAGCAAGACCAGAAAATTAGACTTCCGCCCCAGTGATTTCGTCGTTTACCCCGCCCATGGCGTCGGTCAGATCGTGTCGATCGAAGAACAGGAAATCGCGGGCATGTCCCTCGAACTTTTCGTCATCTCCTTTGAAAAGGACAAGATGACGCTGCGCGTTCCGACCAACAAAGCGACCGAAGTGGGCATGCGCTCGCTCAGCTCGCCCGATGTGGTCAACGACGCCATGCGCACGCTCAAAGGCAAGGCCAAGGTCAAACGTGCCATGTGGTCCCGCCGGGCGCAGGAGTATGAGCAAAAAATCAACTCTGGCGACCTGATCGCCATCGCCGAAGTGGTTCGCGACCTGCACCGCACCGACGATCAACGCGAACAAAGCTACTCCGAGCGTCAGCTTTATGAGGCCGCTCTTGACCGCCTGACCCGCGAATTCGCCGCTGTGTCTGGCGATCCAGAGGCCGAAGCGCAAAAGAAAATCTCTGACGTGCTCGTCGGCCGCGTTGCCGCCGCCTGA
- a CDS encoding ribonuclease E inhibitor RraB — protein MDFDFQSLQADTVAVFQKIDLEYGIPGRAKIDYALVPNGDAADWQACENALTQAGYTVERFESEGYLTATTQPLSMSLETVWLHEKEVTLLALNFGFSPDGWGFMGLPPTS, from the coding sequence ATGGATTTTGATTTCCAAAGTTTGCAGGCGGACACAGTCGCGGTATTTCAAAAGATTGATCTCGAATACGGCATTCCCGGACGTGCCAAGATTGATTACGCGTTGGTCCCAAATGGCGACGCTGCCGATTGGCAAGCCTGTGAAAACGCGTTGACACAGGCGGGCTACACGGTCGAGAGGTTCGAGAGTGAGGGCTATCTCACGGCGACAACGCAGCCGCTTTCCATGAGCTTGGAAACCGTTTGGTTGCACGAAAAAGAGGTCACGCTTTTGGCGTTGAACTTTGGATTTTCGCCAGATGGATGGGGCTTTATGGGGCTGCCGCCAACAAGTTAG
- the cobS gene encoding adenosylcobinamide-GDP ribazoletransferase yields the protein MTPQNTSRFTPRMEDIATSLAILTRIPVKAGFSRTAQAAWAFPVAGLAVGLVAGAVATIAGWFGLGAGLTAGFTMAAAVTVTGAMHEDGLADCADGFWGGWERLRRLEIMHDSRIGTYGVLALGLALLLRFSALSALAHEDVIVTALIASAVLSRASMPYVMLLLPHARADGLSVQTGRPPRDATSLGAVVALALSWILVGFVPTVIAASAVMLISFVAGKIAQSKIGGQTGDVLGATQVLSEIAALTVFTALT from the coding sequence ATGACCCCCCAAAACACGTCACGGTTCACGCCGCGTATGGAGGACATCGCCACCAGCCTCGCGATCCTGACGCGCATTCCGGTCAAAGCCGGGTTCAGCCGCACGGCACAGGCGGCTTGGGCCTTTCCTGTGGCAGGGCTTGCTGTCGGGCTTGTGGCTGGTGCCGTGGCAACGATTGCGGGCTGGTTTGGTCTGGGCGCGGGATTGACCGCCGGGTTCACTATGGCGGCGGCGGTGACCGTCACCGGCGCAATGCACGAAGACGGGCTGGCCGATTGCGCCGATGGGTTTTGGGGCGGTTGGGAGCGCCTGCGCCGCCTTGAGATCATGCATGACAGCCGCATCGGCACCTACGGCGTTTTGGCGCTTGGTCTGGCCTTGCTGTTGCGGTTCTCGGCGCTCTCGGCCTTGGCGCATGAGGATGTGATCGTCACAGCGCTCATTGCCTCCGCCGTGCTGTCACGCGCCTCTATGCCCTATGTGATGCTGCTTTTACCCCATGCCCGTGCGGATGGGCTTTCGGTGCAAACCGGGCGTCCGCCGCGCGATGCGACAAGCCTTGGGGCTGTGGTGGCTTTGGCTCTGTCTTGGATTTTGGTCGGCTTTGTCCCGACCGTGATCGCAGCCTCGGCCGTCATGCTGATCAGCTTTGTCGCGGGTAAAATCGCACAGTCCAAAATCGGTGGGCAAACCGGCGATGTTTTGGGTGCAACCCAAGTTTTGTCCGAGATCGCGGCGCTGACGGTGTTTACGGCGCTGACCTAA
- the cobT gene encoding nicotinate-nucleotide--dimethylbenzimidazole phosphoribosyltransferase codes for MAFSDLAEFEQILKQAPGPDTEAQAAATARNAQLTKPAGSLGRLEEIGIWYAAWRGDGRPRIAAPQVVIFAGNHGVTARGVSAFPVEVTVQMVANFQQGGAAINQLARNAGASMSVHALELDRPTGDFTETVAMSDEDCARALKTGWDAVDPNADLLVVGEMGIGNTTSAAAMAHALFGGTAADWVGRGTGVDDAGLKLKEEVCAAGVALHGGKAPLAILASLGGREVAAMAGAIARARVLRIPVILDGFICCVAAACLEKAVPGALDHCIAGHQSAEAAHGAVLNAIGKEPLVSLGLRLGEGSGAGLVIPLVKGAVECLSGMATFAEAGVSAG; via the coding sequence ATGGCTTTTTCCGATCTTGCAGAATTTGAACAGATCCTGAAACAGGCCCCCGGCCCAGACACAGAGGCGCAAGCCGCAGCGACCGCGCGCAATGCGCAGTTGACCAAACCCGCCGGAAGCCTGGGTCGGCTGGAAGAGATCGGTATCTGGTATGCGGCGTGGCGCGGCGACGGGCGCCCCCGGATCGCAGCCCCACAAGTTGTGATTTTTGCGGGAAATCATGGTGTTACTGCACGCGGCGTATCGGCTTTTCCGGTCGAGGTAACGGTGCAAATGGTCGCGAATTTCCAACAGGGCGGAGCGGCGATCAATCAATTGGCGCGCAATGCGGGGGCGTCGATGTCGGTGCATGCGCTTGAATTGGACCGCCCAACCGGAGATTTCACCGAGACCGTGGCGATGTCTGATGAGGACTGCGCGCGCGCACTCAAAACCGGCTGGGACGCGGTTGACCCAAATGCCGATCTGTTGGTCGTTGGCGAAATGGGCATCGGCAACACCACCTCGGCGGCGGCGATGGCCCATGCTTTGTTTGGGGGCACTGCGGCCGATTGGGTCGGGCGCGGCACCGGCGTGGATGACGCCGGGTTGAAACTCAAAGAAGAGGTCTGTGCCGCGGGGGTGGCCCTGCATGGCGGCAAAGCCCCACTCGCGATCCTTGCGAGTTTAGGCGGGCGCGAAGTGGCGGCGATGGCGGGCGCGATCGCGCGGGCGCGGGTCTTGCGCATTCCGGTGATTTTGGACGGGTTCATTTGCTGTGTGGCGGCCGCTTGCCTTGAAAAGGCCGTGCCGGGGGCTTTGGACCATTGCATCGCCGGACATCAATCCGCCGAAGCGGCCCATGGCGCCGTCCTCAACGCGATTGGCAAAGAGCCTCTCGTGTCGCTGGGGCTGCGCCTTGGCGAAGGCTCGGGCGCGGGCTTGGTCATTCCTCTGGTCAAAGGTGCCGTCGAATGCCTGTCCGGCATGGCGACCTTTGCCGAGGCGGGCGTGTCAGCGGGCTGA
- a CDS encoding monovalent cation:proton antiporter-2 (CPA2) family protein yields MQGMLAQAVIYLAAIVVAVPLARRLGLGSVLGYLIAGMMIGPVLGFVQHSQSTDLMHFAEFGVVMMLFLIGLELDPRALWEMRHRLIGLGGLQIVATAAAITGASVWAGLDWQTGLALGMILSLSSTAVVLQTLSEKKLIHTGGGRAAFSVLLTQDIAVIPMLALMPLLATGSTLTINPDGSISRPSDLAKVASEHSVSLVEGLPAWGVTLVTLGAVAAIVLAGVFLTRPVFRYIHAANMREIYTAVALLIVIGIALLMTSVGLSPALGTFLAGVVLANSEFRHELESSIEPFKGLLLGLFFIAVGAGINFTVLFRDPILIIGLTVLLMVSKGLILFVIGRIFSLRKRAQWLFALSLAQAGEFGMVLTTFALQQHVLSTYLAERVLLVIALSLMFTPLFFMLHDTLRQKFADRVEDQPDDKIDEQHSIIIAGIGRFGQVVNRLVQASGFHTTVLDHDLKTIQLMRKFGFKGFFGDPTRPELLHAAGLETAKILVVALDNPEAATRLVTYARGQRPDLFIIVRARDRIHVYELFKAGADKIVREMFDSSLRAGRYVLEEMGFSEYDASVSEMAYYQHDREALRSMAELWDPNVPVSENAAYVERSRALDKDLEAALVAQLEQKRAQQQDTGNTS; encoded by the coding sequence ATGCAAGGCATGTTGGCCCAAGCCGTCATTTACCTCGCCGCCATCGTTGTCGCCGTGCCCTTGGCACGCAGGCTTGGTCTCGGGTCGGTGTTGGGCTACCTGATTGCCGGGATGATGATCGGGCCAGTGCTTGGCTTTGTGCAGCATTCGCAGAGCACCGATTTGATGCATTTCGCCGAATTTGGCGTGGTGATGATGCTGTTTCTCATTGGGCTTGAGCTTGACCCACGTGCCCTTTGGGAGATGCGTCATCGGTTGATTGGGCTGGGCGGGCTGCAAATTGTCGCCACGGCTGCCGCGATCACCGGGGCATCGGTTTGGGCCGGACTGGACTGGCAAACCGGGCTCGCACTTGGGATGATCTTGTCACTGTCTTCTACCGCCGTGGTGCTTCAGACTCTTTCTGAAAAGAAATTGATCCATACGGGGGGTGGGCGCGCGGCGTTTTCCGTGCTGTTGACCCAAGACATCGCAGTGATCCCGATGTTGGCCCTGATGCCGCTTTTGGCCACGGGATCGACACTGACCATCAACCCCGATGGCTCAATCAGCCGCCCGTCAGATTTGGCGAAAGTCGCCAGTGAGCATAGCGTGTCCTTGGTCGAAGGCCTGCCCGCATGGGGGGTGACCTTGGTGACGTTGGGCGCAGTGGCCGCGATCGTTTTGGCCGGGGTTTTCCTGACCCGCCCGGTGTTTCGCTACATCCATGCCGCCAATATGCGTGAGATTTACACGGCGGTGGCGCTGTTGATCGTCATCGGCATTGCTCTGTTGATGACCTCTGTCGGCCTCTCCCCGGCGCTTGGCACATTCTTGGCCGGTGTGGTCTTGGCCAACTCCGAGTTTCGCCATGAATTGGAAAGCTCAATCGAGCCCTTTAAAGGCCTGCTTTTGGGGTTGTTTTTCATCGCCGTTGGCGCGGGCATCAACTTTACGGTGCTGTTTCGCGATCCGATTTTGATCATCGGGCTGACCGTGCTGTTGATGGTGTCAAAGGGGCTTATTCTCTTTGTCATCGGGCGGATTTTTTCGCTGCGCAAACGGGCACAATGGCTCTTTGCCCTCTCGCTGGCACAGGCCGGGGAATTCGGCATGGTCTTGACCACCTTCGCGCTGCAACAACATGTTTTATCGACCTATTTGGCCGAACGCGTGTTGCTGGTCATTGCACTCTCCTTGATGTTCACGCCGCTGTTTTTCATGCTGCATGATACGCTGCGTCAAAAATTTGCCGATCGGGTCGAGGATCAGCCTGATGATAAAATCGACGAACAGCATTCGATCATCATCGCTGGGATCGGTCGGTTTGGTCAGGTGGTGAATCGCTTGGTGCAGGCCTCAGGTTTTCACACCACAGTGTTGGACCATGATCTGAAAACCATTCAACTGATGCGCAAATTTGGCTTTAAGGGCTTCTTTGGCGATCCGACCCGGCCTGAGCTTTTGCACGCGGCGGGACTTGAGACAGCAAAGATTTTGGTGGTGGCGCTGGACAATCCTGAGGCGGCCACACGGTTGGTGACATATGCCCGAGGCCAACGGCCCGATCTGTTTATCATCGTGCGCGCCCGTGATCGCATCCATGTTTACGAATTGTTCAAAGCGGGCGCGGATAAAATCGTGCGCGAAATGTTTGACAGTTCGCTACGCGCCGGGCGCTATGTTTTGGAAGAGATGGGCTTTTCCGAATATGACGCCTCGGTCAGTGAAATGGCCTATTACCAACATGACCGCGAGGCGTTGCGATCAATGGCGGAGTTGTGGGACCCGAATGTTCCCGTGTCCGAAAATGCCGCCTATGTCGAACGCTCACGCGCGCTCGATAAGGATCTTGAGGCCGCCTTGGTCGCGCAATTGGAACAAAAGCGCGCCCAACAGCAGGACACCGGGAACACCAGCTGA
- a CDS encoding glycosyltransferase family 32 protein — MSLNIFQILITDGPVDDRRFSPSLTQNIASFKTIYPQASYHLYTHEEISDYLASAFPPEVAEAYHALIPFAFKADLARYCLLYDKGGIYSDLSHLHMRAIQPASGKTLVVFRDIMGHPSWATSNALIHAVPNLPVFQRAIERIVSHHRSGYHGQSTLDVTGPYMFGRVLSEGEDWTTTQFGESRLISREPSGRANIVKMMPSGAIVALRNKDKDSSIDEMVEGHANNYARLWKKGQIWGDRSKPGLFKRGPSRHLGRP, encoded by the coding sequence ATGAGTCTCAATATTTTCCAAATTCTCATCACCGATGGCCCTGTGGATGACCGGCGTTTTTCGCCCTCGCTGACCCAGAACATCGCCTCGTTCAAAACGATCTACCCTCAGGCCAGCTATCACCTCTACACGCATGAAGAGATTTCCGACTATCTGGCCTCCGCTTTCCCGCCCGAGGTGGCTGAGGCCTATCACGCGTTGATCCCCTTTGCGTTCAAGGCCGACCTCGCCCGCTACTGTCTTTTGTATGACAAAGGCGGGATCTATTCGGATCTCTCGCATTTGCACATGCGGGCCATTCAACCGGCCTCTGGCAAAACCCTTGTGGTGTTTCGCGACATCATGGGACATCCGTCATGGGCCACCAGCAATGCGCTTATTCATGCGGTCCCGAACCTTCCGGTGTTCCAGCGGGCCATTGAGCGGATCGTCTCGCATCATCGGTCAGGGTATCACGGGCAATCGACCCTTGATGTCACCGGGCCCTACATGTTTGGGCGCGTGCTTTCGGAGGGGGAGGATTGGACGACAACACAATTCGGAGAGTCCCGCCTGATCTCACGCGAACCATCGGGACGCGCCAATATCGTCAAAATGATGCCCAGCGGTGCCATTGTCGCCCTGCGCAATAAGGACAAGGACTCGTCCATCGACGAAATGGTCGAGGGCCATGCGAACAACTACGCGCGGCTGTGGAAGAAAGGGCAAATCTGGGGCGACCGCAGCAAACCGGGACTGTTTAAACGCGGGCCCAGTCGGCATTTAGGGCGTCCTTAA
- a CDS encoding dienelactone hydrolase family protein translates to MTERGAPWQLHAYGHTGHAFTNPAAKPGMQPGFGFDVKATARSWRAMVDFLSDVLR, encoded by the coding sequence ATGACCGAACGCGGCGCGCCGTGGCAGTTGCACGCCTATGGCCACACCGGACATGCCTTTACCAATCCGGCAGCGAAACCGGGGATGCAGCCGGGGTTTGGGTTTGACGTCAAAGCCACCGCGCGCAGTTGGCGGGCCATGGTGGATTTTCTCTCGGACGTGTTGCGATAG
- a CDS encoding dienelactone hydrolase family protein: protein MDLQSKEITYEGAFGGPFVGTLHWDADLKEPRPGVLVAHAFSGRKAFEEQRAQELAALGYVGFAADYYGEGWSTADPAEAHAAKTALDQDRPALAARMEAALSALIAEPLVDPERTAAIGYCYGGKAVLDLARQGAQLRGVVAFHGILDRAASAPDVPITAEVLVLHGWDDPLASPKARSFLALR from the coding sequence ATGGACCTACAGAGCAAAGAAATCACCTATGAGGGGGCGTTTGGCGGGCCATTTGTCGGCACGCTGCATTGGGACGCCGATCTCAAAGAACCGCGCCCCGGCGTTTTGGTCGCTCATGCCTTCAGCGGTCGCAAAGCGTTTGAGGAACAGCGCGCGCAGGAGTTGGCAGCCTTGGGCTATGTTGGCTTTGCGGCCGATTATTACGGCGAGGGCTGGTCCACCGCCGACCCCGCCGAAGCTCATGCCGCCAAAACAGCACTTGACCAGGATCGCCCCGCTTTGGCCGCGCGGATGGAGGCCGCGCTTTCGGCGCTGATCGCAGAGCCTTTGGTGGACCCTGAGCGCACGGCGGCGATAGGATATTGCTACGGCGGCAAGGCGGTTTTGGACCTTGCGCGCCAAGGGGCGCAGCTGCGCGGCGTGGTGGCCTTTCACGGAATTTTGGACCGAGCGGCAAGCGCCCCCGACGTGCCGATCACGGCGGAGGTCTTGGTGCTGCACGGCTGGGACGACCCTTTGGCCTCCCCGAAAGCGCGCTCATTTTTGGCGCTGAGATGA